The following are from one region of the Rhizobacter sp. AJA081-3 genome:
- a CDS encoding tetratricopeptide repeat protein, with product MTRTVVVVDLVESVRLIAHDEEGTVRRWQAFVHEVVTRLLPEHGGRLVKRMGDGLMLEFESVPPAIRCTLDMFTTLAAHSPPAASPSAMRLRASAHVTDVIVDEHDLYGAGVNLAARLLQLAEPGGIVVSGEVRDRLVPGLDAEVEDLGECYLKHIDEPVRAHRLSPPPAEAAWMPPMIANALRPAIAVVPFDAPNQDAMQQLLGDAVADELIASLSRSPELTVVSRLSTSVFRGRAGALPSIRTHLRADYVLAGTMHIVNERLRLVVELTEATSAKVVWAGEVRGSVPGVFSGDDPMVHDLTHRVCSALARRQVERARREPLATLESYCLLMAAVNLLHGTAWHDFDRAREMLEHLVDRDRRHAAPHAWLAKWHVMRVQQGWSTDMRRDTSLALDCTRRALDIDPASSLSLAIDGFVHCNLMKDLDGAAQRYELALAENPSEPLAWLFSGTLHAFKGEGGPAVHAAERALALSPLDPMRYFFESLTATAALADGQYERTIEHAKRSLKLHRTHTSTLRAMAIAQVQLGRLDEARETVRALMVLEPQLTISGYLDRSPSSGFATGKLWSDSLAAAGVPAS from the coding sequence ATGACCCGCACGGTCGTGGTGGTCGACCTGGTCGAGTCCGTCAGGCTGATCGCACACGACGAAGAAGGCACGGTGCGGCGCTGGCAGGCCTTCGTTCACGAGGTCGTGACCCGATTGCTGCCCGAGCACGGCGGCCGGCTGGTCAAGCGCATGGGCGACGGTTTGATGCTGGAGTTCGAAAGCGTCCCCCCCGCCATCCGCTGCACGCTGGACATGTTCACCACCCTCGCGGCCCATTCACCGCCCGCTGCGTCGCCCTCGGCGATGCGGCTGCGGGCGAGCGCCCACGTGACGGACGTCATCGTCGATGAGCACGACCTGTATGGCGCAGGCGTCAATCTCGCGGCGCGCCTGCTGCAGCTGGCCGAGCCCGGGGGCATCGTCGTGTCGGGCGAGGTGCGCGACCGGCTCGTGCCGGGGCTCGACGCCGAAGTGGAAGACCTCGGCGAGTGCTACCTCAAGCACATCGACGAACCCGTCCGCGCACACCGCCTGAGCCCGCCACCTGCAGAAGCCGCGTGGATGCCGCCCATGATCGCCAACGCGCTGCGCCCCGCCATCGCCGTGGTGCCGTTCGATGCTCCGAACCAGGACGCGATGCAGCAGCTGCTCGGCGATGCCGTCGCCGACGAACTGATCGCGTCGCTGTCCCGCAGCCCGGAACTGACGGTCGTCTCGCGCCTGTCGACCAGCGTGTTCCGCGGGCGCGCCGGTGCCCTGCCGAGCATCCGCACGCACCTGCGCGCCGACTACGTGCTGGCCGGCACGATGCACATCGTCAACGAGCGGCTGCGCCTGGTCGTCGAGCTGACCGAGGCGACGAGCGCCAAGGTGGTCTGGGCCGGGGAGGTTCGCGGCAGCGTGCCCGGGGTGTTCAGCGGCGACGACCCGATGGTGCACGACCTCACCCACCGCGTCTGCTCGGCCCTGGCCCGGCGCCAGGTCGAGCGCGCACGCCGCGAACCGCTCGCCACGCTGGAGAGCTACTGCCTGCTGATGGCGGCGGTGAACCTGCTGCACGGGACGGCCTGGCACGATTTCGATCGTGCGCGGGAGATGCTCGAGCACCTCGTCGACCGCGACCGCCGGCATGCCGCGCCGCACGCCTGGCTGGCCAAGTGGCACGTGATGCGCGTCCAGCAGGGCTGGTCGACGGACATGCGGCGCGACACCAGCCTCGCGCTCGATTGCACGCGGCGCGCGCTGGACATCGATCCCGCCTCGTCGCTGTCGCTGGCGATCGACGGCTTCGTGCACTGCAACCTGATGAAGGACCTGGACGGCGCGGCACAACGCTACGAGCTTGCGCTGGCCGAGAACCCGAGCGAGCCGCTGGCGTGGCTCTTCAGCGGCACGCTGCATGCGTTCAAGGGCGAGGGCGGGCCCGCGGTGCACGCCGCCGAGCGCGCGCTCGCGCTGTCGCCGCTGGATCCGATGCGCTATTTCTTCGAGTCGCTCACGGCCACCGCGGCCCTCGCCGACGGCCAGTACGAGCGCACCATCGAACACGCGAAGCGCTCCCTCAAGCTGCACCGCACGCACACCTCCACGCTGCGCGCGATGGCCATCGCCCAGGTCCAGCTGGGGCGCCTGGACGAAGCGCGCGAAACGGTGCGTGCGCTGATGGTGCTGGAGCCGCAGCTGACGATCAGCGGGTATCTGGATCGCTCGCCGAGCAGCGGCTTCGCGACCGGCAAGCTGTGGTCGGACTCGTTGGCGGCGGCCGGCGTTCCCGCCTCTTAG
- a CDS encoding M48 family metallopeptidase: MNHDFRTDAQVPLPAMQHERGCRCRLHARRLFTGGLLAGAALPTLAREGVDVGKPSAMSKLVSADQVEKAAASQYQQMRQQAAQQKGLAPDDHPQLIRLRAIAKRIIPHTYEWNPRAQGWKWEVSLIGSSELNAFCMPGGKIAFYYGILSKLQLNDDEVAMIMGHEAAHALREHARERMGKTAATRIGAGALSALLGLGSAGDTLLNMGGQLLTLKFSREDESEADLIGIELAARAGYDPRAGVTLWQKMAEASKGAPPQFLSTHPTGPTRIRDIEVNIPKVQGLYERAERPAQRFGPPKPPAAAAKSGGG, from the coding sequence ATGAACCACGACTTTCGCACCGACGCCCAGGTTCCGCTGCCCGCGATGCAGCACGAGCGAGGCTGCCGCTGCCGGCTGCATGCACGCCGGCTGTTCACCGGCGGCCTGCTCGCCGGCGCGGCGCTGCCCACACTGGCCCGCGAAGGCGTGGACGTGGGCAAGCCGTCGGCCATGAGCAAGCTGGTGTCGGCCGACCAGGTCGAGAAGGCGGCCGCCTCGCAGTACCAGCAGATGCGCCAGCAGGCTGCGCAGCAGAAGGGCCTGGCGCCCGACGACCACCCGCAGCTGATCCGCCTGCGCGCCATCGCCAAGCGCATCATCCCGCACACCTACGAATGGAACCCGCGCGCGCAGGGCTGGAAGTGGGAGGTCAGCCTGATCGGCAGCAGCGAGCTGAACGCCTTCTGCATGCCCGGCGGCAAGATCGCCTTCTATTACGGCATCCTGAGCAAGCTCCAGCTCAATGACGACGAGGTGGCCATGATCATGGGCCACGAGGCGGCGCATGCGCTGCGCGAGCACGCGCGCGAGCGCATGGGCAAGACGGCGGCCACGCGCATCGGCGCCGGCGCGCTGTCGGCGCTGCTCGGTCTGGGCAGCGCCGGCGACACCCTGCTCAACATGGGCGGCCAGCTGCTCACGCTGAAGTTCAGCCGCGAGGACGAGTCCGAGGCCGACCTGATCGGCATCGAGCTCGCTGCGCGCGCGGGCTACGACCCGCGCGCCGGCGTGACGCTGTGGCAGAAGATGGCCGAGGCCTCCAAGGGCGCGCCGCCGCAGTTCCTGAGCACGCACCCGACCGGCCCTACGCGCATCCGCGACATCGAGGTCAACATCCCGAAGGTTCAGGGCCTGTACGAGCGCGCCGAGCGGCCGGCACAGCGCTTCGGGCCGCCCAAGCCGCCGGCAGCGGCGGCCAAGTCCGGCGGCGGCTGA
- a CDS encoding MFS transporter translates to MPPSPVAAPAAGLAKRLASWHRLAVVLLLGFASGLPLALTGQAMQAWLSMEGLDVATIGFLSLVGLPYTFKFLWAPLMDRFELPLLGRRRGWLVLTQLALAGALMAMAATSPTQATRAFAMLAVLVAFVSASQDVVIDAYRTDLLSAAERGLGSSLNVLGYRLAMIVSGGIALIWTDPNQGGGWNWSEVYRFMAGVMVAAAVLSALVLPRLPAIAAPRSVARNDLIGFVAVLAAVAVGVLLTDRVVAPLARSMFASATKWADLLALLIGIAITLPLAAWAARRAKFETLLSGLANYFAQPGAAAFLIFIVLYKLGDAFAGSLMTPFLLKSMAFAPAEVGVVNKVIGLWLTIGGALLGGALMLKLGLWRSLFLFGVLQMASNLGFWWLAVSGKGLMPGLVIPAFDWGFVKLASATPVDGGLLMVIAFENLSGGMGTAAFVAFLMSLCNQRFTATQFALLSAFASIGRVWVGPLAGVLAETIGWPTFFLVSTVVALPALWMLWWLRAQVRALEADPITAPAAED, encoded by the coding sequence ATGCCCCCGTCCCCCGTCGCCGCGCCCGCTGCCGGCCTGGCAAAGCGCCTCGCGTCCTGGCACCGGCTCGCGGTCGTCCTGCTGCTGGGCTTCGCCTCCGGATTGCCGCTGGCGCTGACCGGCCAGGCCATGCAGGCCTGGCTGAGCATGGAAGGGCTGGATGTCGCCACCATCGGCTTCCTCAGCCTGGTCGGCCTGCCCTACACCTTCAAGTTCCTCTGGGCGCCGCTGATGGACCGCTTCGAGCTGCCGCTGCTCGGCCGCCGGCGCGGCTGGCTGGTGCTGACGCAGCTCGCGCTGGCCGGCGCGCTGATGGCCATGGCGGCCACCTCGCCGACGCAGGCCACCCGCGCCTTCGCGATGCTGGCGGTGCTGGTGGCCTTCGTGTCGGCGTCGCAGGACGTGGTCATCGACGCCTACCGCACCGACCTGCTCAGCGCCGCCGAGCGCGGCCTGGGCTCGTCGCTGAACGTGCTCGGCTACCGGCTGGCGATGATCGTCTCCGGCGGCATCGCGCTGATCTGGACCGACCCGAACCAGGGTGGCGGCTGGAACTGGAGCGAGGTCTACCGCTTCATGGCCGGGGTGATGGTGGCCGCGGCCGTGCTGTCGGCGCTGGTGCTGCCGCGCCTGCCGGCGATCGCGGCGCCGCGCAGCGTGGCCCGCAACGACCTGATCGGCTTCGTCGCCGTGCTCGCTGCGGTGGCAGTCGGCGTGCTGCTCACCGACCGCGTGGTCGCGCCGCTGGCGCGCTCGATGTTCGCCTCGGCCACCAAGTGGGCGGACCTGCTCGCGCTACTGATCGGCATCGCCATCACGCTGCCGCTGGCCGCCTGGGCGGCGCGCCGCGCGAAGTTCGAGACGCTGCTGTCGGGCCTCGCGAACTATTTCGCGCAGCCCGGCGCGGCCGCCTTCCTGATCTTCATCGTGCTCTACAAGCTGGGCGACGCCTTCGCCGGCTCGCTGATGACGCCCTTCCTGCTCAAGAGCATGGCTTTCGCGCCCGCCGAGGTGGGCGTGGTCAACAAGGTGATCGGCCTGTGGCTGACCATCGGCGGTGCGCTGCTCGGCGGCGCGCTGATGCTCAAGCTCGGGCTGTGGCGCTCGCTGTTCCTGTTCGGCGTGCTGCAGATGGCCAGCAACCTGGGCTTCTGGTGGCTGGCAGTCAGCGGCAAGGGCCTGATGCCCGGCCTGGTGATCCCCGCCTTCGACTGGGGCTTCGTCAAGCTCGCCAGCGCCACGCCGGTGGACGGCGGGCTGCTGATGGTGATCGCCTTCGAGAACCTGTCGGGCGGCATGGGCACGGCCGCCTTCGTCGCCTTCCTGATGAGCCTGTGCAACCAGCGCTTCACCGCCACGCAGTTCGCGCTGCTCAGCGCCTTCGCCTCGATCGGCCGCGTCTGGGTGGGGCCGCTGGCCGGTGTGCTGGCCGAGACGATCGGCTGGCCGACCTTCTTCCTGGTGTCGACCGTGGTGGCGCTGCCGGCGTTGTGGATGCTGTGGTGGCTGCGCGCGCAGGTGCGCGCGCTAGAAGCCGACCCGATCACCGCACCCGCTGCCGAGGATTGA
- a CDS encoding anti-sigma factor — protein MNAPPIDNLLNAWLDDELDAEKRIEVEAWLRDHPEEAARVRLWAADAEGLRARLDSVLAEPVPQRLTQVVWSQAPATAASNTGWMRWAAAFAVFVLGGAVGAAIAWRVERPAAQLASSSGGPSWVQRAAVAHSVYVPEVRHPVEVKAQEEHLARWLTKRLEMPVKLFDLRSQGFELVGGRLLPDAKGPSAQLMYQSIGEAPAGQPPLRVTIYLRKPEVGTPATFRYEQQGRTGLFYWVEGDSPGHPACGYAIVGDLPRERLLALAEAIERQDSASPSGAPAS, from the coding sequence ATGAACGCCCCCCCGATCGACAACCTCCTGAACGCCTGGCTGGACGACGAACTCGATGCCGAGAAGCGCATCGAGGTCGAGGCCTGGCTGCGCGACCATCCCGAAGAGGCCGCCCGCGTGCGCTTGTGGGCCGCCGACGCCGAGGGCTTGCGTGCCCGGCTGGACAGCGTGCTGGCCGAGCCGGTGCCGCAGCGCCTGACGCAGGTGGTGTGGAGCCAGGCCCCCGCCACGGCGGCGTCGAACACCGGCTGGATGCGCTGGGCCGCCGCCTTCGCGGTGTTCGTGCTCGGCGGCGCCGTGGGTGCGGCGATCGCCTGGCGCGTCGAGCGTCCGGCCGCCCAGCTGGCCTCTTCCTCCGGCGGGCCGAGCTGGGTGCAACGCGCCGCGGTGGCGCACAGCGTCTACGTGCCGGAGGTGCGCCACCCGGTCGAGGTGAAGGCGCAGGAAGAACACCTCGCGCGCTGGCTCACCAAGCGGCTGGAGATGCCGGTCAAGCTGTTCGACCTGCGTTCGCAGGGCTTCGAGCTGGTCGGCGGCCGCCTGCTGCCTGATGCCAAGGGCCCGAGCGCCCAGCTCATGTACCAGTCCATCGGCGAGGCGCCGGCCGGGCAGCCACCGCTGCGCGTGACCATCTACCTGCGCAAGCCGGAAGTCGGCACGCCGGCGACCTTCCGCTACGAGCAGCAGGGCCGCACCGGCCTGTTCTACTGGGTCGAGGGCGACAGCCCCGGCCACCCGGCCTGCGGCTACGCCATCGTCGGCGACCTGCCGCGCGAGCGCCTGCTCGCCCTGGCCGAGGCCATCGAACGCCAGGATTCGGCTTCGCCGTCGGGCGCGCCGGCCTCCTGA
- a CDS encoding sigma-70 family RNA polymerase sigma factor yields the protein MDAPTAFRQQLLGAIPRLRRYARSLVFDPSAADDLVQTTLERALAHWHQFDQQRDILVWTLSIAHNAFMDERRRDKRMTLVEPNEARDVVDALPAVGNDIGLRLDLVAALSKLPVEQRQPLLLVTLEQLSYAECAEVLRIPVGTVMSRISRARSALRDLLDGRAPSNARGLRRVV from the coding sequence GTGGACGCCCCCACCGCCTTCCGCCAGCAGCTGCTCGGTGCCATCCCGCGCCTGCGTCGCTACGCGCGCTCGCTGGTGTTCGACCCGAGCGCGGCGGACGACCTGGTGCAGACCACCCTGGAGCGTGCGCTGGCGCACTGGCACCAGTTCGACCAGCAGCGCGACATCCTCGTCTGGACGCTGTCGATCGCGCACAACGCCTTCATGGACGAGCGCCGGCGCGACAAGCGCATGACCCTGGTCGAGCCGAACGAAGCGCGCGACGTCGTCGATGCGCTGCCTGCCGTCGGCAACGACATCGGACTGCGTCTGGACCTGGTGGCCGCGCTCTCCAAGCTGCCTGTCGAGCAGCGCCAGCCGCTGCTGCTCGTCACGCTCGAACAACTCTCCTATGCGGAATGCGCCGAAGTGCTGCGCATTCCGGTGGGCACGGTGATGTCGCGCATCTCCCGCGCACGCTCGGCGCTGCGCGACCTGCTCGACGGGCGTGCCCCGAGCAACGCGCGCGGCCTGCGCCGCGTCGTCTGA
- a CDS encoding flavin reductase family protein: MTPPSHAPAKARSPSFSSPEFRAALGMFATGVTVVTARGPDGVPVGLTANSFNSVSLTPPLVLWSLSRKAGTMPAFRAGSHYAINILAADQRELAERFAGKAEDRFAGVAWHDGAAGAPVIDGAVAVFECFNRSRYEEGDHVIFVGEVERCSHRAGAQPLLFHGGRYYTELPL, translated from the coding sequence ATGACGCCGCCCTCGCACGCGCCCGCCAAGGCGCGCTCGCCCTCGTTCTCGTCCCCCGAATTCCGCGCGGCACTGGGCATGTTCGCCACCGGCGTGACGGTGGTCACGGCGCGCGGGCCCGACGGCGTGCCGGTCGGGCTGACGGCCAATTCTTTCAATTCTGTTTCCCTGACACCGCCGCTGGTGCTGTGGAGCCTGTCGCGCAAGGCCGGCACGATGCCGGCCTTCCGCGCCGGCTCGCACTACGCGATCAACATCCTCGCCGCCGACCAGCGCGAACTCGCCGAGCGTTTCGCCGGCAAGGCCGAAGACCGGTTCGCCGGCGTGGCCTGGCACGACGGCGCCGCCGGCGCGCCGGTGATCGACGGCGCGGTGGCGGTGTTCGAGTGCTTCAACCGCAGCCGCTACGAAGAAGGCGACCACGTCATCTTCGTCGGCGAGGTGGAGCGATGCAGCCATCGCGCGGGCGCGCAGCCGCTGCTCTTCCACGGCGGGCGCTACTACACCGAGCTGCCGCTCTGA
- the trxC gene encoding thioredoxin TrxC gives MHIACAHCGTTNRVPDERLAQDPVCGRCGQALLAGEPIELTDANFEAVTSRTELPVVVDFWASWCGPCRMMAPQFEQAALQLKGRALLAKVDTDANPQVASRFAIRSIPTMVKLQGGKEVQRTSGAMQAGQIVGWVG, from the coding sequence ATGCACATCGCCTGCGCCCATTGCGGCACCACCAACCGCGTGCCCGACGAACGCCTTGCCCAGGACCCGGTCTGCGGCCGCTGCGGTCAAGCCCTGCTCGCCGGCGAGCCCATCGAATTGACCGACGCCAACTTCGAGGCCGTGACCTCGCGCACCGAGCTGCCGGTGGTGGTGGACTTCTGGGCCTCCTGGTGCGGCCCCTGCCGCATGATGGCGCCGCAGTTCGAGCAAGCTGCGCTTCAGCTCAAGGGCCGCGCGCTGCTGGCCAAGGTCGATACCGACGCCAACCCGCAGGTCGCCTCGCGATTCGCCATCCGCAGCATCCCGACGATGGTCAAGCTGCAGGGCGGAAAAGAGGTGCAGCGCACTTCTGGTGCGATGCAGGCCGGCCAGATCGTCGGCTGGGTGGGCTGA
- a CDS encoding acetoacetate--CoA ligase gives MTLPEAQILRYTRWLAEHRGLHFDPRTTEGYDALWRWSVADLRGFWGSLWEYFAIESPTPHEAVLVDEVMPGARWFPGAQLNYAQQVFRHADAAHAAGQPALLFQNERMRDAGTMQQITWPELRRQVASLAQALRGMGVQRGDRVCAFLPNTPHAIVSFLAVASLGAIWSVCSPDMGPLAVLDRFKQIEPKVLIGVDGYIYGGVEHDRLPVLRQLLDELPSVQHAVLLRYRDEAADAGALAAPGRRLHDFAALVAGEATLRPEWLPFDHPLWVVYSSGTTGLPKPIVHGHGGIVLEALKMGSLHNNVGPSADTGDRYHWYSSTGWIMWNTQPGALLGGTTVCIYDGNPGGRIAAPDLTTIWRFAADAGATFFGAGAAFYANCLKAGIEPAKVADLSRLRAIGSTGSPLAIDGYHWIWQHMPKVDGRDIWLAPIAGGTDFAGAFVGGLATLPVVEGEMQCRCLGAAVEAWSEPDASGRGRSLVDEVGELVCTKPMPSMPLRFWNDDSGQRYRDSYFDMYPGVWRHGDWIRITPRGGAIIYGRSDATINRHGIRMGTAELYRAVEAQPEVLDSLVVDLEYLGRESYMPLFVVLREGLALDGALTKRLREAIKTALSARHVPNEIFQVESIPRTLSGKKMELPVKKLLMGTPPEQVFKLDAMANATCVPWFVDFAAKRAAAHAG, from the coding sequence ATGACATTGCCAGAAGCGCAGATCCTGCGCTACACGCGCTGGCTGGCCGAACACCGCGGCCTGCACTTCGACCCGCGAACGACCGAAGGCTACGACGCGCTGTGGCGCTGGTCGGTGGCCGACCTGCGCGGCTTCTGGGGCTCGCTGTGGGAGTACTTCGCCATCGAGTCACCCACGCCGCACGAGGCGGTGCTGGTGGACGAAGTCATGCCCGGCGCGCGCTGGTTCCCCGGTGCGCAGCTCAACTACGCGCAGCAGGTGTTCCGTCATGCCGACGCGGCGCACGCGGCGGGGCAGCCGGCGCTTCTGTTCCAGAACGAGCGGATGCGCGACGCCGGCACGATGCAGCAGATCACGTGGCCGGAGCTGCGCCGCCAGGTCGCCTCGCTCGCGCAGGCGCTGCGCGGCATGGGCGTGCAGCGCGGCGACCGTGTCTGCGCCTTCCTGCCGAACACGCCGCACGCCATCGTGAGCTTCCTGGCCGTGGCCAGCCTGGGCGCGATCTGGTCGGTCTGTTCGCCCGACATGGGGCCGCTGGCGGTGCTCGACCGCTTCAAGCAGATCGAACCGAAGGTGCTGATCGGCGTCGATGGCTACATCTACGGCGGCGTCGAGCACGACCGCCTGCCGGTGCTGCGCCAGCTGCTCGACGAACTGCCCAGCGTGCAGCACGCAGTGCTGCTGCGCTACCGCGACGAAGCGGCCGACGCGGGCGCGCTCGCCGCGCCGGGGCGCCGGCTGCACGACTTCGCCGCGCTGGTGGCAGGTGAGGCGACGCTGCGGCCCGAGTGGCTGCCCTTCGACCACCCGCTGTGGGTGGTCTACTCGAGCGGCACCACCGGCCTGCCCAAGCCCATCGTTCACGGCCACGGCGGCATCGTGCTCGAGGCGCTGAAGATGGGTTCGCTGCACAACAATGTCGGGCCCAGCGCCGACACCGGCGACCGCTACCACTGGTACAGCTCGACCGGCTGGATCATGTGGAACACCCAGCCCGGCGCGCTGCTCGGCGGCACCACCGTGTGCATCTACGACGGCAACCCCGGCGGTCGCATCGCCGCGCCGGACCTGACCACCATCTGGCGCTTCGCAGCCGATGCCGGTGCCACCTTCTTCGGAGCCGGCGCGGCCTTCTACGCCAATTGCCTGAAGGCCGGCATCGAGCCGGCGAAGGTGGCCGACCTGTCCCGGCTGCGCGCCATCGGCTCGACCGGCTCGCCGCTGGCCATCGACGGCTACCACTGGATCTGGCAGCACATGCCGAAGGTCGATGGCCGCGACATCTGGCTGGCGCCCATCGCCGGCGGCACCGATTTCGCGGGCGCCTTCGTCGGCGGGCTGGCGACGTTGCCGGTGGTCGAGGGCGAGATGCAGTGCCGCTGCCTGGGCGCGGCGGTGGAAGCCTGGAGCGAGCCCGACGCCAGCGGCCGCGGCCGCTCGCTGGTCGACGAGGTCGGCGAACTGGTGTGCACGAAGCCGATGCCGTCGATGCCGCTGCGCTTCTGGAACGACGACAGCGGCCAGCGCTATCGGGACTCGTACTTCGACATGTACCCGGGTGTCTGGCGCCACGGCGACTGGATCCGCATCACGCCGCGCGGCGGCGCGATCATCTACGGGCGCAGCGACGCCACCATCAACCGCCACGGCATCCGCATGGGCACGGCCGAGCTGTACCGCGCGGTGGAGGCGCAGCCCGAGGTGCTCGACAGCCTGGTCGTCGACCTCGAGTACCTGGGCCGCGAAAGCTACATGCCGCTGTTCGTGGTGCTGCGCGAGGGACTCGCGCTCGACGGCGCGCTCACGAAGCGCCTGCGCGAGGCGATCAAGACGGCGCTGTCGGCGCGCCACGTGCCCAACGAGATCTTCCAGGTCGAGTCGATCCCGCGCACGCTGTCGGGCAAGAAGATGGAGCTGCCGGTGAAGAAGCTGCTGATGGGCACGCCGCCCGAGCAGGTCTTCAAGCTCGATGCGATGGCCAACGCCACCTGCGTGCCGTGGTTCGTGGACTTCGCGGCGAAACGCGCTGCCGCGCACGCCGGCTGA
- a CDS encoding ABC transporter substrate-binding protein, producing MRRRDWLGASAAWLALPSTHAAQRAAPADTLRVALETAETGFDPLAIGDENSNRVAACIFESPLCYDHVARPVKLRPLTAAALPEIGDDFRSFTFRIRPGIFFADDPAFKGRPRELVAQDYVYSLKRYYDPRNNSENLYVFENAGILDLPALRERAIKDKTPFDYDREVDGLRALDRYTFRIRLAAPNPRFVYQFALCGLTGALAREVVEAYGSDIAAHPVGTGPYRLASWRRASRIELVRNPLYRERFFEGEPAEGDTQAQAIAAELAGRRLPLTERIEIHVVDESQPRWLAFLNGAIDQIRVPVDFATVALPGGVIAPNLARQGIRLQRALQPDMVMTYFNMLDPVVGGYTPDKVALRRAVALAYDNAEELRLVRQGQGVPAQSVVVPFTSGYDTDYRSEMSEHAPARAKALLDLYGYVDRNGDGWRERPDGSPLVLRLSSTTNQLSRRLNELWRKNLAKVGVRMEFDLATWGDLLKRGRSASLMMWGYSWSAGSPDGGFFLGIAYGPNANESNDSRFSLPAFDRLFERQNVLPDGPERDALMREGKNMLVAHMPYKVHVHTITNDLLQPRVRGFWRHPFARESWIYTGVDKETAT from the coding sequence CTGGAGACCGCCGAGACCGGCTTCGACCCGCTGGCGATCGGTGACGAGAACTCCAATCGCGTGGCCGCCTGCATCTTCGAGTCGCCGCTGTGCTACGACCACGTGGCCAGACCGGTCAAGCTGCGGCCGCTGACGGCCGCGGCGCTGCCGGAGATCGGCGACGACTTCCGCAGCTTCACCTTCCGCATCCGGCCGGGGATCTTCTTCGCCGACGACCCGGCCTTCAAGGGACGGCCGCGGGAGCTGGTCGCGCAGGACTACGTCTACAGCCTCAAGCGCTACTACGACCCGCGCAACAACAGCGAGAACCTGTACGTCTTCGAGAACGCCGGCATCCTCGACCTGCCGGCACTGCGCGAGCGTGCCATCAAGGACAAGACGCCCTTCGACTACGACCGCGAGGTCGACGGCCTGCGCGCGCTCGATCGCTACACCTTCCGCATCCGCCTGGCCGCGCCCAATCCGCGCTTCGTCTACCAGTTCGCGCTGTGCGGCCTGACCGGGGCGCTGGCCCGCGAGGTGGTCGAGGCCTACGGCAGCGACATCGCCGCGCACCCGGTGGGCACCGGGCCGTACCGGCTGGCCTCGTGGCGGCGCGCCTCGCGCATCGAGCTCGTGCGCAACCCGCTGTACCGCGAGCGATTCTTCGAAGGTGAGCCTGCCGAGGGCGACACGCAGGCGCAGGCCATCGCCGCCGAGCTGGCCGGGCGGCGGCTGCCACTGACCGAGCGCATCGAGATCCACGTCGTCGACGAGTCGCAGCCGCGCTGGCTGGCCTTCCTGAACGGCGCGATCGACCAGATCCGCGTGCCGGTGGACTTCGCGACGGTGGCCCTGCCCGGCGGCGTGATCGCACCCAACCTGGCGCGCCAGGGCATCCGGCTGCAGCGCGCGCTGCAGCCCGACATGGTGATGACCTACTTCAACATGCTCGACCCGGTGGTCGGCGGCTACACGCCCGACAAGGTGGCGCTGCGCCGCGCCGTCGCGCTGGCCTACGACAATGCCGAGGAGCTGCGCCTCGTGCGCCAGGGGCAGGGCGTGCCGGCGCAGTCGGTGGTGGTGCCCTTCACCTCGGGCTACGACACCGACTACCGCAGCGAGATGAGCGAGCACGCGCCGGCGCGTGCCAAGGCGCTGCTCGACCTGTACGGCTACGTCGACCGCAATGGCGACGGATGGCGCGAGCGGCCCGACGGCTCGCCGCTGGTGCTGCGCCTGTCGTCCACCACCAACCAGCTCTCGCGGCGCCTGAACGAGCTGTGGCGCAAGAACCTGGCCAAGGTCGGCGTGCGCATGGAGTTCGACCTCGCGACCTGGGGCGACCTGCTCAAGCGCGGCCGCAGCGCGAGCCTGATGATGTGGGGCTACAGCTGGAGCGCCGGTTCGCCCGACGGCGGCTTCTTCCTCGGCATCGCCTACGGCCCGAACGCCAACGAGTCGAACGACTCGCGCTTCTCGCTGCCCGCCTTCGACCGCCTGTTCGAGCGCCAGAACGTGCTGCCCGACGGCCCCGAGCGCGACGCGCTGATGCGCGAGGGCAAGAACATGCTGGTCGCGCACATGCCCTACAAGGTGCACGTGCACACCATCACCAACGACCTGCTGCAGCCGCGCGTGCGCGGCTTCTGGCGGCACCCCTTCGCGCGCGAATCCTGGATCTACACCGGGGTCGACAAGGAGACAGCGACATGA